The genomic window TACACAGCGGCGACGGGTCGGTATCATGCCCATAGACATACAGCACGAGCTTTTTTACCGCGGAAAACTCTATCTTTTCCATTAGCTTCACTCCTCTGCCCCCATAAGCGAGGGCATATTATCCTATTATTTCTATTTTATCACTTTTGGTAAACGATTTCAATTGACTGAACGACTAATATTCGGAGGTGTTTTTAGTAAATAATGACATAAAAAAGCCCCTGCCCAAAAAGCAAGCAGCGCTTGACAAAAAGGCAGGAGTGTGGTATAATCTAATTAACAGGTAGTCCGAGCTTCGGGAGAGCCGAACACTCCCCCGATATTAATGACGGACCCCTTGATTTAGTTTTTAGTGTTAAAACACCGCCAACTGTGCAAAGGTTTTGGCGGTGTTTTCTTTGTTGTCCCCTTTTCAGGTTTCTCTAAATACTCACTATTTCTTCTTGTGGAAGATCAGATAGCAGAGGGTAATGACACCCACGAGCATATTAGTATATAACACCAGCTCGGTAAAGGTTATGTATTCCATGCTATCACCTCCTTGACCTTCATCAAGGAGTGCCGCCTATCCTATATTTCGGACTCGAACAATCATTATTATAGCACATATTCCCCAAGATGTCAACATCCCAACAAATACCAAGCGCAAAAAAGCGGCAGAGAGCTCTGCCGCTTTTATTGTTATATTATTCCCAGTAAGCCACAACAGGTGTACCGATCGGCACGTTCTCATAAACATACTTAGCCGAATCGTAGGAAACATTTATACAGCCGTGCGAACCGCTCCACTTATAGAGCTCACCGCCGAAGTAGGGCTGCCATGTTGCGTCGTGGATACCGATCTGAGTGCCCCAGTCGGAGATATTGTTCCAGTAGGAAACCGTTGTTTCCCACTTATCGCCGCCGTTTTCGCCCTTCAGCTTGGAAGGAGATTCCTTTGTCCAGAGCTTATATACGCCCTCGGGAGTATTTCTGCCCTCGGTAGGAAGGCCGGAAACTATATCACATTCCCACTTCTTCTTGCCGTTTTTATAGAACCACATATGCTGTGCATAGAAGTCTATCTCAAGGTAGGTATTGCCGATATCGTCCTTAGCAGTCCAGCAGTCGGGGTTGCCCTCGTAGTCGATACCGCCGGAGGAATAGAAGATAGGATCAACAGTAACGCTCTTGCCGTCCTCTATCAGCTCGGTGATATAATCTGCCATACCGCCCTCGGGCTCGGTATTGAGCCACCAGCCGTAGATGCCGGAGCCGCCCTCTACTGTTATAGTGCCCTTATTTGTAGACTTGAACTTTCTGTCCTTACGGTAGGTATCATATTTTTCTGCAAGCTCATCGACATACTTATTGACCTCATCTCTGTCAACAGAATATGAGCCGTCTTCATTGAAATCGAGCCAGTCGATAAAGCGTGAGCCCTTAAGCGTAGCCTTTTCATACACGAAGTCGAAGCTGATCTCGATATCTGCGATACCTGCAAGCGAATCATACTGCTTCTGAAGGTCGGAAGCGAGTATCGAGGGCTTCTCATAAACGTCAAGGTCAGCTATCGAGATATCGAAGTTGCCCTTTGCAAGCTCGCTGGAGATATATGCATATATATCGCCTATCTTGTCCTCATCTATACTGTTGCCGACCACCTCCTTGACGAGCTCGAAGCCGTCATCGGTACGGTCGATATATGCGTTCTTTGATTCTATTACGTTCTGCCCCTCGATAACGTTCTTCTTGATTATCGCATTGAGCTTTGTCTCGTTGAACTTTGAGTCGGGGTCGAACTCATAGCTGCTCTCGTTGCCCATTACCGACTTGAACCATAGGTTATGGTTCTGCTTTTCATATGCCTGAGTAACGGCGTCCTGTATATTGCTTGAAAAATCAAGCTGCTTCAAGTCGATATCGACCCTTGTGCCGTCACGCTTGGTTATCGTTATCTTATCGTTGAAATCTATCTGGCCTGTGAGCTTGGCTATAGCCTCGTCCTTTGTGAGCTTGCTGACGTCTATCTTATTTATCGTCGTATTTGCAAGGAACACGCCGTCGTAGGCCTTTTTACCGTAAGCATAGGCACCTATCACACCGCCGACTATAGCAAGTGCCATAAAACCGCACACTATATCGACAGCATGAGACTTTTTCTTCTTTTTCTTTCTTGACGAGCTATGGCCTGACGATGAGCTATGGCTGCGGCTTGACGAGCTGCGGCTGCTCTCGCGGCTGTACGATGTCTGGCGGCTCATCTGCGGCTGCACCTCTTTCTTAGCCGGAACGGCAGCGAACGAGATATCATCGTCATCATCGTCGTTATCGTTCATAGCCATATTTTTAGCTATCTGCCTTGCAAGCTCCTCCTTACCCGAGGCAGCAGGGGCAGCAGGCACAACAGGCTCGGGATCCTTACCGGGATCTTCAGAGCCGAAGAATAGATCCTTTTCATTCGTTTCGTTAGCCATAAACCGTTTCCCCGTTACGACGAGGAATGCCTCCTTTCGGCTTATATGTACACATTTCTACACAATTAGTCTATCGTATATTTTATTATATCACAAAGGGCAGACAATTGCAACAAAAATAATACACAATCTTACAGCAAATAAAAGCCCTTCAATAGTCAATAATCACACAGCCCCGGGTGTCACTTGAAAATGTCGTCATAATCGGGCTGTTCGATAGTATTCACAGCGGCGTTTGCAAGCGGGTCTTTTCGCTTTTTCTGCTTATTATAGTAATCGATGATGATTATTATCACAAGCAGCACAAAGAGCCCGAAAGCCACCAGTGCGCCGATATTCTCAGCAGATGAATCAGTATTCTCGGTGCAGTTGCGTGAGGGGTCTGACGGGTCATAGTAGACTGTGACCTTTTTTCTTGCGACGAGGGCTGTTGTCTGCCATGCGGTATAGGCGGTATACTTTTTATCGTCAACCTCAAACTCGACAACGCCACGGTATTTTGTCATACGCCTGCTCGACAGGCCGTTTTTGGTCTGCGTGCTTACCACCTCGCCCTGTGTTTCAGCGGTACAGGCCTCAACTATTTTGACCTTTTCCTGATGATCCATATATCGGTTTATACCGTATATCAGGGCAACCACTGCGCATATCGCAAACACGAGCCGTGTATGCTTCTTTATAAAGTCTCTTACAAACGGGATATCCGACAAGCTCCAGCGATGTCTCACAGTTTAAGCCTCCTTGTATTTTTTGTTTTCTTCTCCCTGAAAAAGCAGTGAAGTGAACTTCTCAGCATTCACTGAGTGCCGGCGCTTCATGATGATACGAAAAAGTATGTAAGCGTGAGCCATTCACGCACCCAGTAGGTCGGCAGGTATCTGAGCTCTGTTTCGGCGGCAAGGCCGAAGGCATCTATACCGTCGTTCTTGGCGATAAGGCCTGCACGGTAGATATGGTAGCCGTCGGAAACAAAGCATATATTCCCGGTTATGCCACGCTCTTTGAGCAGGGCGTAGGAGAAATCCATATTCTCCTTTGTCGAGGTAGACTTGCCCTCCTCTATGATACGGGACTCATCTATCCCCTTTTCGACAAGATAGTTTTTCATGACCTCGGCCTCTGAATAGTCCTCGTCCCAGCCCTTGCCGCCGGAGACTATACAGACACAGTCCTCATTCTCTGTGAGGTAGTCATACGCCTTATCGAGGCGGTGTGCGAGCATTCGTGAGGGGCGGTCGCCCTTTATCTGGCAGCCGAGCACGATAACTGCGTCTGCCTTA from Ruminococcus sp. NK3A76 includes these protein-coding regions:
- a CDS encoding L,D-transpeptidase family protein translates to MANETNEKDLFFGSEDPGKDPEPVVPAAPAASGKEELARQIAKNMAMNDNDDDDDDISFAAVPAKKEVQPQMSRQTSYSRESSRSSSSRSHSSSSGHSSSRKKKKKKSHAVDIVCGFMALAIVGGVIGAYAYGKKAYDGVFLANTTINKIDVSKLTKDEAIAKLTGQIDFNDKITITKRDGTRVDIDLKQLDFSSNIQDAVTQAYEKQNHNLWFKSVMGNESSYEFDPDSKFNETKLNAIIKKNVIEGQNVIESKNAYIDRTDDGFELVKEVVGNSIDEDKIGDIYAYISSELAKGNFDISIADLDVYEKPSILASDLQKQYDSLAGIADIEISFDFVYEKATLKGSRFIDWLDFNEDGSYSVDRDEVNKYVDELAEKYDTYRKDRKFKSTNKGTITVEGGSGIYGWWLNTEPEGGMADYITELIEDGKSVTVDPIFYSSGGIDYEGNPDCWTAKDDIGNTYLEIDFYAQHMWFYKNGKKKWECDIVSGLPTEGRNTPEGVYKLWTKESPSKLKGENGGDKWETTVSYWNNISDWGTQIGIHDATWQPYFGGELYKWSGSHGCINVSYDSAKYVYENVPIGTPVVAYWE
- a CDS encoding DUF3592 domain-containing protein, which produces MRHRWSLSDIPFVRDFIKKHTRLVFAICAVVALIYGINRYMDHQEKVKIVEACTAETQGEVVSTQTKNGLSSRRMTKYRGVVEFEVDDKKYTAYTAWQTTALVARKKVTVYYDPSDPSRNCTENTDSSAENIGALVAFGLFVLLVIIIIIDYYNKQKKRKDPLANAAVNTIEQPDYDDIFK
- a CDS encoding YdcF family protein, which translates into the protein MEKEVDLTKMVIRFVIAVLESVLLWSFLRALPVVCAGNVAGIAVSSALILVTVFFDKFKAIVGALFKTPGGKVIVIFVSLVIIAAVVYCSVLSVLMYKAIKDGEHCKADAVIVLGCQIKGDRPSRMLAHRLDKAYDYLTENEDCVCIVSGGKGWDEDYSEAEVMKNYLVEKGIDESRIIEEGKSTSTKENMDFSYALLKERGITGNICFVSDGYHIYRAGLIAKNDGIDAFGLAAETELRYLPTYWVREWLTLTYFFVSS